The Vanessa atalanta chromosome 2, ilVanAtal1.2, whole genome shotgun sequence genome has a segment encoding these proteins:
- the LOC125074512 gene encoding growth hormone-regulated TBC protein 1-A: MAHSSFSTVDEYGFERHEDFDYESYEEFMSVYLKVLASRAQKWASLLGEGKSVKRTNTVKRYVRKGIPSEHRPSVWMAISEADKMKEQSPDLYQKILDSPFEKELVDIVKTDLPRTFPDNIYFTKEANHQAHLFNVLIAYAHNNRVVGYCQGLNYIAGLLLLSTKSEETSFWLLKVLVEKILPDYYTKTMDGLIVDIEVLSELVKAKAPDVHQHVINLGLPWAVITTKWFVCLFAEVLPIETVLRIWDCLFYEGSKILFRVCLTLIKNNRASIMACKDFTSLAECFKAIVKNASALHCHEFMQSIFKVPGTLSNSTILKLRARFAKQRREQQQKEPR, encoded by the exons atggctCACTCCAGTTTCAG caCAGTAGATGAATATGGCTTTGAAAGACATGAAGATTTTGATTATGAGAGCTATGAAGAGTTCATGTCTGTTTATCTCAAGGTTTTGGCCTCCAGGGCACAAAAATGGGCTAGTTTGCTTGGAGAAGGAAAGTCGGTCAAACGGACTAATACTGTAAAAAGATATGTGCGCAAAGGAATACCca GCGAGCACCGTCCTTCAGTGTGGATGGCTATTTCTGAGGCTGATAAAATGAAGGAACAGAGTCCTGATTTATATCAAAAGATATTAGACAGTCCCTTTGAAAAAGAATTAGTTGATATTGTAAAAACTGATCTACCACGTACATTtcctgataatatatatttcaccaAGGAAGCAAACCATCAGGCTCATCTTTTCAATGTGCTTATAGCTTACGCTCACAACAACAGGGTTGTTGGTTATTGTCAAGGACTAAATTACATTGCTG GTTTACTATTACTTTCAACAAAAAGTGAAGAAACCTCCTTCTGGTTGCTAAAAGTATTAGTAGAGAAGATACTTCCGGACTATTACACGAAAACAATGGATGGTTTGATAGTAGACATTGAGGTGTTATCTGAACTAGTCAAAGCAAAAGCTCCTGATGTTCACCAGCATGTGATTAACTTAG GTCTGCCATGGGCTGTTATTACCACTAAGTGGTTTGTATGCCTTTTTGCAGAAGTTTTACCCATTGAGACAGTCTTGAGAATCTGGGACTGCCTTTTTTACGAAGGCTCCAAAATATTGTTCAGGGTTTGTCTGACTTTGATTAAAAACAATCGAGCATCTATTATGGCATGTAAAGATTTCACCTCCTTAGCAGAATGTTTTAAGGCTATTGTGAAGAATGCCAGTGCATTGCACTGCCATGAATTCATGCAG TCAATATTTAAAGTACCTGGAACCCTTTCCAACTCGACAATATTAAAACTCCGTGCGCGTTTTGCAAAGCAACGCCGTGAACAGCAACAGAAGGAACCACGGTGA